The DNA region ATCAAGGCAATTACGAAAATTTTGAACTACAAAATTACGTCAGATGGCTTGAATAAATTAAACCCTGGAGATAAAATTGAAGATGAAACTGAAAACTTTTATCGTAGAGTATATCGGAAAGATAAAAGGTATATAGATCATAGAACAGGAAGACCAACTTCAAGAGCTTTTACACCAAGGCCAAAAGATGATGGCAAGTTATCTGTAGATTTGGCTTCACTAACGACTCCATTAAAGAGCATTGCCAATTCAAGTCGATTTTGTCTTTGGTTGATTAATAATAAAACCATTCTTGATTTAAAATTGTCAGCAATTTATGATCCTGTGAAAAATAACGACGTAGACAATCCATCTCACTGTATAATAATTGGTTTTAACGAAGAGGATGAAAGTGTTCCTGGCATTCTATCAAGAACTTCAACAAAAGTCAATATATAGAAATTTCAATTAGATTAAAAGTCCTATACTAATTTATCAGTAATAAGATATAAACAACTTAGTGGAGTTTTAGGAGTAGGCATGCGGAGTGTTTGAATAAACTAAAACCTCGCTAAAACAAAAAAGCATCCCAAATTTAGGGAAGCTTTTCATCGACTAACTTAACGTTAGAGTAGTTTATATGTAAACTACTAAAAACAACACAACGTTATTAAAATTTCTTTAACCCGAGAAATTTTAGCGGTCTGGACGGGACTCGAACCCGCGACCCCCTGCGTGACAGGCAGGTATTCTAACCAGCTGAACTACCAAACCGTTGCTTAAAGCGAGTGCAAATATAAACTCGTTTTTTAAATTGGCAAAACCTTTTATGAAATTTATTACAAAAATCTTTTTCTACTAATTAAATATGTAGTCAGCACCTGTTCAAAGCCTTGGTTAATATCGACAGGAACATAATCAATTTTATACTGCATGCATTTCATTTTCAGGTTATTAAAATAGTTATCAAGTATAGTTTTATAACCCTCCTTTACCGTATCCGGATAAAGATTAATATGCTCTCTTGTTTCTACATCAACAAATCTTTTTGGAGTATTATCAAAATCAAAATTTAGTTCTTTTTTTCCATCAAAAGTATGAAACAGCACCACTTCGTGCTTATTATATTTTAAGTGGCGTAGAGCTTCAAACAATAATTCTTCATCCCTGTCCGCCTGAAACATATCTGTAAATAAAAATATCAGAGAACGTCTGTGTATTTTATCTGCTATCTCATGTAAAGCTGCAAATGTTTTGGTTTTGGTTTTTGATTCTTTTTCCAACAACAATTCTAACTGATTCAGTAACATTCGCCTATGACGTTCACTACCTTTAGCGGGAGCATAATATTCATTACCTTCAGAATAGACACTTAACCCATAAGCATCACGTTGTCGTTTTAAAATATCTAACAAAGCAGCTGAAGCGATTACTGAAAACCCTATTTTATTAAGTCGTTCCAAAGAAGGATTTTTTAATTGTGGATAATGCATTGAAGCCGAATTATCAATAATTAAATGACATCTTAAATTGGTTTCCTCTTCATATCTTTTTACAAAAAGTTTATCTGTTTTGGCATACAGTTTCCAATCTATATGCTTAGTACTCTCCCCTTTATTATACAACCGATGCTCGGCAAATTCCACAGAAAACCCATGGAAAGGACTTTTGTGCATTCCCGTAATAAAACCTTCAACTACCTGATTAGCCAGTAGTTCTAAGTTTTTGATTCCGTAAATGTTTTTTGCTTCTTTAACAGACATTAAGCACAAGTTATAAAAAAAGGTTTGAATCTGACTATGTCTGAAACAAACCTTTTATATTTTTTAAAACTGAAATTTTAAACTAAAGCCTCTAGTTTTTCTGTATATGTAGCCTTTGGAGCTACGCCAACTTGTTTATCTACAACCTCTCCTCCTTTAAAAATTAAAATAGTAGGTATATTTCTAACACCGTATTTTGCAGCAAATTCTTGATTTGCATCAACATCTAATTTTGCTATAACCGCTTTACCTTCAAAATCGGTACTTAATTCATCAACTGTTGGAGCTAACATTCTACAAGGCCCACACCAAGCAGCCCAAAAATCTACTAAAACAGGTTTTTCTGATTTTAATACTACTTCGTTAAAAGTAGCATCTGTAACTTCTAATGCCATATTATTTAAATATTATTGTTATAATTTTACATTACAAAAATAGCAATTATTTTGCCAATCAAAACAATAGATAATTGCTTTTGCTTATGTTAGTATTTAAAATAGCTATATCCTTACAAAACCTTTAAAAAACATCCCTTGCTACGGCTTTAATATTGTCAGATTTTCCCATTGAATAATAATGTAACACAGGTACTCCAGCATCTAATAATTCTTTAGACTGTTTAATACACCACTCTACACCAACTTGGCGAACGGCTTTATTATCTTTACACTTCTCTACCTCTTTAATTAATTCTTCCGGCAAATCAATTTTAAATACCTGAGGTAATAACTGTAAATGTCGTTTTACTGCTATAGGCTTAATTCCTGGAATTATCGGAACAGTAATTCCTGATTTTCTAGCCGCATCTACAAAATCGAAGAATTTTTTATTGTCAAAAAACATTTGTGTAACCACATAATCTGCACCAGTATCCACTTTTTGTTTTAAGCGTTTTAAATCTGTTTGTAGTGATGGAGCTTCTAAATGCTTTTCAGGATAACCCGCAACACCGATACAAAAATCGGCTTTATCATCTGCATCAATTACGTCGTGCAAATATTTACCAGCGTTTAAGTTTTGAATTTGTTCTACTAACTCTGAAGCAAATGAATGTCCACCATTACATGCTTTAAAATATTGCTCCTGCTTCATAGCGTCTCCTCTTAGAGCCATAACGTTTTCAATACCCAGATAATGACAATCCACTAATAAATATTCCGTTTCTTCTTTAGTAAAACCTCCACACAACACATGTGGTACAGTATCAACATTGTATTTATGCTTTATTGCAGCACAAATACCTACCGTACCTGGACGCATTCTAGTAATTTTTCTATCGAGCAAACCCCCTTCTTTATCAATATAAACATACTCTTCTCTTGAAGTAGTTACATCAATAAATGGAGGTTTAAACTCCATTAAAGGATCAATATTATTGTATAACGCTTGAATATTCTTCCCTTTTTGAGGTGGAATAATTTCAAAAGAAAACAACGTTTTTCCTTTAGCTTGTTTTATATGTTCTGTTATCTTCATTTTTATAAGAATGAGGTTCTAATTTATTCTTCAGCCAAATTCGGATTTAGCCATTTTCTAGCTTCATCTAGCGAAATATTTCTTCGTTCTGCGTAATCAATCAACTGATCCTCTTTTATTTTTCCTAAACCGAAATACTTGGCTTCTTCGTTTCCAAAATAATACCCTGAAACACTTGACGCAGGCCACATGGCAAGGCTATCAGTGAGTTTCATACCTATGCTTTCTTCAACGTTTAAGAGTTTCCAAATTGTTTTCTTTTCTAAATGGTCAGGACAAGCAGGATAACCTGGTGCCGGCCTAATACCTTTGTAACTCTCTTTAATTAATTCTTCGTTAGATAAATCTTCATTAGCAGCATATCCCCAATATTCTGTTCGTACTTTTTTGTGCAAGTATTCTGCAAAAGCTTCTGCCAGTCTATCCGCCAAGGCTTTTACCATTATAGCATTGTAATCATCTAGTTTTTCTTTAAACGTGTTGACCAATTCGTCTGTGCCAAAACCTGTAGTTACCGCAAAGCAACCTATATAATCTTGTTTTTCTTTCGTTTTCGGAGCTATAAAATCCGCCAAGGCATAGCTTGGAATACCTTCACGTCTTTTTAATTGTTGACGTAAAGTCAAGAAAGTTTCTAGCACATTACTATTTTCATCATAAACTTCAATATCGTCATCATTAACAGAATTTGCAGGGAACAAACCAAATATGGCTTTGGCATTTAATAATTTTTCATCAAAAATACGCTCCAACAACATTTGGGCTTCCTCAAATATCACTGTTGCCTGTTCACCTACAACCTTATCGGTTAGGATGTTGGGGTATTTACCGTGCAACTCCCAACTTCTAAAAAACGGACTCCAATCAATAAAATCTTTTAAAAGGCTTAAATCAAAATCTTCAATAATGGTAACTCCTAATTTTTTGGGTTTTGTAATATTAGATGTTTGCCAATCAATGTTGAATTTTCGTTCTCTTGCAACTTCAATGGTTGTATATTCTTTTGCTTTTTTACGGCTTAAAAAGTTCTCTCTAAAACTATCATACTCTTCTCTAATTTGCTTTTTAAAGTCTTCGCTATTTTTATCTAACAAATTACCCACAACCGTAACGGCTCGTGAAGCATCATTAATGTGAACCACCGTATTGTTATATTTTGGCGATATTTTCACTACAGTATGGGCTTTTGATGTGGTTGCACCACCAATTAATAATGGAATATTCATTTGGTTCTTTTCCATTTCCTCTGCCATATACGCCATTTCATCTAATGACGGTGTTATCAATCCACTTAAACCAATAGCATCTACTTGGTGTTTTTTTGCTTCGGCAATAATTTTTTCAGGAGGTACCATCACACCTAAATCAACAATTTGGTAATTATTACAAGCCAAAACTACTGCTACAATATTTTTACCAATGTCGTGAACATCACCCTTCACGGTCGCCATCAATATCTTTCCGATTCCCTCGGCTGGTGCCTCGGGATCTTTTGCTTCCTCAATAAATGGATTAAGATACGCCACTGCTTTTTTCATTACACGTGCAGACTTTACAACTTGCGGTAAAAACATTTTACCGCTTCCAAAAAGGTCGCCCACTACGTTCATTCCGGTCATTAAATTACCTTCTATAACTTGGATTGGCTTGTCGGATGCTAATCTGGCCTCTTCTACATCTTCAATAATAAAGGCGTCAATTCCTTTGACTAAAGCATATGTAATTCTATCCTGAAGGGAATCGTTACGCCATAAATTTTTGGTATTATCATCAACCTTATCTTTACCTACAACGGTTTCTGCAAACTCCAACAATCGTTCGGTGGCATCATCCCGTTTATCGAATAGCACATCTTCTACTCGTTCTAATAAATCTTTTGGAATATCATCATAAACCTCTAACATAGTTGGGTTTACAATACCCATGGTCATTCCATGTTGAATAGCATGATATAAAAAAGCAGCATTAATGGCTTCTCGTACAGGATTATTTCCTCTAAACGAAAACGAGACATTGCTCACACCGCCACTGACGTTAGCATGAGGTAGATTTTCTCGAATCCACTTTGTCGCTTTGAAAAAATCCAAAGCATTTAATCTATGCTCTTCTAATCCTGTTGCTACGGGGAAAATATTAGGATCAAAAATGATATCCTGAGCAGGAAATTTGACTTTATCAACTAAAGTATCATAGGAGCGTTTACAAATTTCAATTCTACGATCATACGTATCGGCCTGACCCTCTTCATCAAACGCCATAATAATCAAAGCGGCACCATAGCGTTTTACCAACTTCGCTTGGCGGATAAATTCTTCTTC from Aureibaculum sp. 2308TA14-22 includes:
- the metH gene encoding methionine synthase, giving the protein MDTDCKKYLTLSGLEPLILTPESNFINVGERTNVTGSRKFLRLIKEEKYEEALSVARDQVEGGAQIIDVNMDEGMLDGEQAMVKFLNLIASEPDIARVPIMIDSSKWHIIEAGLKVVQGKCVVNSISLKEGEEEFIRQAKLVKRYGAALIIMAFDEEGQADTYDRRIEICKRSYDTLVDKVKFPAQDIIFDPNIFPVATGLEEHRLNALDFFKATKWIRENLPHANVSGGVSNVSFSFRGNNPVREAINAAFLYHAIQHGMTMGIVNPTMLEVYDDIPKDLLERVEDVLFDKRDDATERLLEFAETVVGKDKVDDNTKNLWRNDSLQDRITYALVKGIDAFIIEDVEEARLASDKPIQVIEGNLMTGMNVVGDLFGSGKMFLPQVVKSARVMKKAVAYLNPFIEEAKDPEAPAEGIGKILMATVKGDVHDIGKNIVAVVLACNNYQIVDLGVMVPPEKIIAEAKKHQVDAIGLSGLITPSLDEMAYMAEEMEKNQMNIPLLIGGATTSKAHTVVKISPKYNNTVVHINDASRAVTVVGNLLDKNSEDFKKQIREEYDSFRENFLSRKKAKEYTTIEVARERKFNIDWQTSNITKPKKLGVTIIEDFDLSLLKDFIDWSPFFRSWELHGKYPNILTDKVVGEQATVIFEEAQMLLERIFDEKLLNAKAIFGLFPANSVNDDDIEVYDENSNVLETFLTLRQQLKRREGIPSYALADFIAPKTKEKQDYIGCFAVTTGFGTDELVNTFKEKLDDYNAIMVKALADRLAEAFAEYLHKKVRTEYWGYAANEDLSNEELIKESYKGIRPAPGYPACPDHLEKKTIWKLLNVEESIGMKLTDSLAMWPASSVSGYYFGNEEAKYFGLGKIKEDQLIDYAERRNISLDEARKWLNPNLAEE
- the metF gene encoding methylenetetrahydrofolate reductase [NAD(P)H], with protein sequence MKITEHIKQAKGKTLFSFEIIPPQKGKNIQALYNNIDPLMEFKPPFIDVTTSREEYVYIDKEGGLLDRKITRMRPGTVGICAAIKHKYNVDTVPHVLCGGFTKEETEYLLVDCHYLGIENVMALRGDAMKQEQYFKACNGGHSFASELVEQIQNLNAGKYLHDVIDADDKADFCIGVAGYPEKHLEAPSLQTDLKRLKQKVDTGADYVVTQMFFDNKKFFDFVDAARKSGITVPIIPGIKPIAVKRHLQLLPQVFKIDLPEELIKEVEKCKDNKAVRQVGVEWCIKQSKELLDAGVPVLHYYSMGKSDNIKAVARDVF
- a CDS encoding DUF58 domain-containing protein yields the protein MSVKEAKNIYGIKNLELLANQVVEGFITGMHKSPFHGFSVEFAEHRLYNKGESTKHIDWKLYAKTDKLFVKRYEEETNLRCHLIIDNSASMHYPQLKNPSLERLNKIGFSVIASAALLDILKRQRDAYGLSVYSEGNEYYAPAKGSERHRRMLLNQLELLLEKESKTKTKTFAALHEIADKIHRRSLIFLFTDMFQADRDEELLFEALRHLKYNKHEVVLFHTFDGKKELNFDFDNTPKRFVDVETREHINLYPDTVKEGYKTILDNYFNNLKMKCMQYKIDYVPVDINQGFEQVLTTYLISRKRFL
- the trxA gene encoding thioredoxin; this translates as MALEVTDATFNEVVLKSEKPVLVDFWAAWCGPCRMLAPTVDELSTDFEGKAVIAKLDVDANQEFAAKYGVRNIPTILIFKGGEVVDKQVGVAPKATYTEKLEALV